One stretch of Lottiidibacillus patelloidae DNA includes these proteins:
- a CDS encoding VanZ family protein, with amino-acid sequence MEIEKNDISYSYLRTRIKRFAFLCFVLYFFFLGYITLFTYNYYVYGPSFNVVIFDSIKLMLRSGNYWLFFKNVIGNVLLFMPLGFLLPLIHRKMRNFFYMFATGWLLSTFIELIQYTVAKRIFDIDDILLNTIGTVVGFILFHLFAFIYKLTIKIFVK; translated from the coding sequence ATGGAAATAGAAAAGAATGATATAAGTTATAGCTATTTACGGACACGCATCAAAAGGTTTGCTTTTCTTTGTTTTGTTCTCTATTTTTTCTTTCTAGGATATATCACATTGTTCACATATAACTATTACGTATACGGACCTTCCTTTAATGTTGTAATCTTCGATAGTATTAAATTAATGCTTAGAAGTGGAAACTACTGGCTGTTCTTTAAGAATGTCATTGGCAATGTGTTGTTATTTATGCCTTTAGGCTTCTTACTGCCACTCATTCATAGAAAAATGAGAAACTTCTTTTATATGTTTGCTACAGGCTGGTTACTAAGTACGTTTATTGAGCTAATTCAATATACGGTTGCTAAAAGAATTTTTGACATTGACGATATCCTTTTAAATACAATAGGCACAGTTGTTGGGTTTATACTGTTTCACCTTTTTGCTTTCATATATAAGTTAACAATTAAAATATTTGTAAAATAA
- a CDS encoding TlpA family protein disulfide reductase: protein MKLREPMPELTGATTWLNGEVSKSDLVGDKPTLIHFWSVSCGMCKEAMPDINNFRDEYKDKLNVIAVHMPRSEKDTDLEQVKEVAAEHDITQPIYVDNDHKLTDAFENQYVPAYYVFDREGNLRHFQAGGSGMKMLTKRVNRVLGEETK, encoded by the coding sequence ATGAAGTTACGTGAACCAATGCCAGAACTAACAGGTGCTACTACTTGGTTAAATGGTGAAGTGTCTAAAAGTGATCTTGTAGGCGATAAACCAACACTCATTCATTTTTGGTCAGTAAGCTGTGGAATGTGTAAAGAAGCTATGCCGGACATTAACAATTTCCGAGATGAATATAAAGATAAATTAAATGTTATCGCTGTTCATATGCCTCGTTCTGAAAAAGATACAGATTTAGAACAAGTAAAAGAAGTTGCAGCTGAGCACGATATTACACAACCTATTTATGTCGACAATGACCATAAATTAACTGATGCTTTTGAAAATCAATATGTACCCGCTTATTACGTATTTGACCGTGAAGGAAACTTACGTCACTTCCAAGCTGGTGGAAGCGGAATGAAAATGTTAACGAAACGTGTTAATCGTGTTCTAGGTGAAGAAACAAAATAA